From Coffea arabica cultivar ET-39 chromosome 10e, Coffea Arabica ET-39 HiFi, whole genome shotgun sequence, one genomic window encodes:
- the LOC113711667 gene encoding putative receptor protein kinase ZmPK1 encodes MLGSLLLLLLFWSSAFSFPGAFAYSRLTKGSSLSVENQEDVLISPNGLFTAGFHSVGINAYSFAIWFTEKLSNRTIVWMANRDHPVNGKHSKLTLLKDGNLILTDASKFISWATNTASASFVQILLQNTGNLVLTEKDNVLWQSFDVPTDTLLPGQPLTRYTRLISSRSQNNYSSGFYKLFFDDDNVLRLVFDGPETSSIYWPDPWLLSFEAGRTRYNDSRVAVLDSWGHFQSSDRVGFSANDFGPGIQRRLTLDFDGNFRLYSLDTTTRSWIASWEAMIGSCRIHGACGPNSLCSHYPSSGRKCSCLQGYRVKNYTDWAYGCEPEYQLPCNSREVTYIKLSHVNFYGYNIDILHNSTLEKCEKICNESRKCKGFQYRFNKENGVYDCYPKSAFRNGFISPTYSGMLHLKQPKAIALATDQPAKISSLICSSSSIVTLNRTYKKKGERESVRILLWFVPALGLLEMICIVSVWFFLYRSRRTSDKQPYVHLSTGFRKYSFSELKKATKNFGEEIGRGGSGIVYKGVLLDHRVAAVKRLKEANQDGAEFLAELSIIGRLNHMHLIDIWGYCAEGKHRLLVYEYLEHGSLAENLHCTVIDSKMRFEIALGTAKGLAYLHEECLEWVLHCDIKPQNVLLDSNYHPKLADFGLSKLLRRAEVNDLSFSKIRGTRGYMAPEWIGNLPITSQVDVYSYGVVLLEMVTGKSPKMHVQTFGVGGEMVEKTLIEWVREIVKGDGEITAWIDEILDPLLDNTQCDKGKMALLVRVALHCVEEDRKVRPTMRQVVEMLLH; translated from the coding sequence ATGTTAGGCAGTCTTCTACTATTGCTGTTGTTCTGGTCGTCTGCTTTTTCATTTCCAGGAGCTTTTGCATATAGTCGGTTGACGAAGGGCTCATCTCTATCGGTCGAAAACCAAGAGGACGTTTTGATTTCTCCAAATGGTCTATTCACGGCTGGGTTCCACTCTGTTGGCATCAATGCTTACTCTTTTGCAATTTGGTTTACTGAAAAGCTAAGTAATCGCACTATAGTGTGGATGGCTAACCGAGACCACCCTGTAAATGGAAAACACTCGAAGCTCACTCTACTCAAGGATGGTAATCTCATCTTAACTGATGCCAGTAAGTTCATTTCTTGGGCGACTAACACAGCTTCAGCTTCTTTTGTTCAGATACTCCTTCAAAACACTGGAAACCTTGTCCTGACAGAAAAGGATAATGTTCTGTGGCAGAGTTTTGATGTTCCTACGGACACTCTTCTCCCGGGACAACCTTTAACTAGGTACACAAGGCTAATTTCATCAAGGAGCCAAAATAATTACTCTTCAGGTTTCTATAAACTTTTCTTTGATGATGATAATGTCCTACGTCTGGTTTTCGATGGCCCTGAGACATCTAGCATCTATTGGCCTGACCCTTGGTTGTTAAGCTTTGAAGCCGGAAGAACAAGGTACAATGACAGCAGGGTTGCGGTACTCGATTCATGGGGTCACTTCCAATCATCTGATCGAGTTGGGTTCAGCGCTAATGATTTTGGTCCTGGCATACAGAGAAGGTTGACCCTTGATTTTGATGGTAACTTTCGTTTATACAGCCTTGATACCACTACAAGGAGTTGGATTGCTTCATGGGAAGCTATGATTGGATCATGCAGGATTCATGGTGCTTGTGGTCCCAACAGTTTGTGCAGCCATTATCCTAGTAGTGGCAGAAAGTGTTCTTGTCTTCAAGGATACAGAgttaaaaattacactgactGGGCTTATGGATGTGAGCCTGAGTATCAGCTGCCATGCAACAGCAGAGAGGTCACATACATCAAGCTTTCTCATGTTAATTTCTATGGATATAATATTGACATTTTGCACAACAGTACATTGGAAAAATGTGAGAAGATATGCAATGAATCACGCAAGTGCAAAGGATTCCAGTACAGATTCAACAAGGAAAACGGAGTGTATGATTGTTATCCTAAAAGCGCTTTTCGTAATGGATTTATATCGCCTACTTACAGTGGAATGCTTCATTTGAAACAGCCTAAGGCCATTGCACTCGCCACTGACCAGCCAGCAAAAATATCCAGCTTAATTTGCTCAAGTTCAAGCATTGTAACATTGAACAGGACTTACAAGAAGAAAGGTGAGAGGGAATCAGTAAGAATTCTGCTCTGGTTTGTCCCTGCTCTGGGATTGCTTGAGATGATCTGCATTGTTTCAGTATGGTTTTTCTTGTATAGATCTCGCAGGACCTCAGATAAGCAACCTTACGTGCATTTGTCAACAGGATTCAGAAAATACTCCTTTAGTGAGCTAAAGAAAGCTACTAAAAATTTTGGTGAAGAGATAGGACGAGGGGGTAGTGGGATAGTGTATAAAGGTGTGCTGTTGGATCATCGTGTGGCAGCAGTTAAGCGACTCAAGGAAGCTAACCAAGATGGAGCAGAATTTTTAGCAGAGTTGAGCATTATTGGGAGGCTTAACCACATGCACTTGATAGATATATGGGGATACTGTGCAGAGGGAAAACACCGGCTTTTGGTGTATGAGTACTTGGAACACGGTTCATTAGCCGAAAACTTGCATTGTACTGTGATTGACTCGAAGATGAGGTTTGAAATTGCTCTAGGCACTGCAAAAGGCCTTGCTTATTTACACGAAGAGTGCTTGGAGTGGGTTTTGCACTGTGATATAAAGCCTCAGAATGTACTTTTGGACTCCAACTACCACCCAAAGCTAGCAGATTTTGGACTTTCAAAGCTATTGAGGAGAGCTGAGGTTAATGATTTGAGCTTTTCAAAGATCAGGGGAACCAGAGGCTACATGGCTCCTGAATGGATTGGCAATCTTCCCATCACTTCACAAGTTGATGTTTACAGTTACGGAGTGGTCCTGCTGGAGATGGTGACTGGAAAGAGCCCCAAAATGCACGTTCAAACATTTGGTGTCGGAGGAGAAATGGTCGAGAAAACATTGATTGAGTGGGTTAGGGAAATAGTAAAGGGAGATGGTGAAATTACAGCCTGGATTGATGAAATATTAGACCCCCTGCTGGACAATACTCAATGTGATAAAGGAAAAATGGCATTACTAGTTAGGGTTGCTTTACATTGTGTTGAGGAAGATAGAAAAGTTAGGCCAACCATGAGACAGGTTGTAGAGATGCTTCTCCACTAA
- the LOC140004352 gene encoding protein MRG1-like isoform X3, giving the protein MNGGIQCIIPAGKKGEFRICWDEVVGMDRLMKYTEENRQKQQEHNKKQEMESNAKPGSKQKILTGYSGLNTAGARGKKRRSGSVQKEKAMLLTEKRVNIYIPPGLKKLLVHDWECVTHLGKLVKLPSSPNVDEVLSKYYDYRLKKDDGDGCRLAGSVGEVVNGLRRYFDKALPAMLLYKNERQQYEEAITDNIAPSAVYGAEHLLRLFVKLPDILDSADIEDTMLLELQEYLVDFLKFLQKNQSSFFAAAQQSTEISDLTIKKQED; this is encoded by the exons ATGAATGGAGGTATTCAGTGCATTATCCC GGCTGGAAAAAAAGGTGAGTTCAGAATTTG TTGGGATGAAGTGGTAGGCATGGATCGCTTGATGAAATACACTGAAGAGAATCGACAAAAACAGCAGGAACACAACAAAAAGCAAGAAATGGAGAGCAATGCCAAGCCGGGGAGCAAACAGAAAATTTTGACTG GCTATTCTGGTTTGAACACTGCAGGTGCAAGAGGCAAGAAGCGAAGAAGTGGATCAGTTCAAAAG GAGAAAGCAATGCTTTTGACCGAAAAGCGGGTGAATATCTATATTCCACCTGGATTAAAGAAACTGCTTGTTCATGATTGGGAATGTGTTACACACTTGGGCAAG CTAGTCAAACTTCCTAGCTCTCCAAATGTTGATGAAGTCTTGAGCAAGTATTATGATTACCGGCTCAAGAAGGACGATGG GGATGGATGCAGGTTAGCTGGTTCTGTTGGAGAAGTAGTCAATGGTTTGCGTCGCTACTTCGATAAAGCTTTGCCTGCAATGCTGCTTTACAAGAATGAGCGGCAGCAATATGAAGAAGCAATAACAGATAATATTGCCCCTTCAGCTGTATATGGAGCTGAACATTTGTTGAGGCTATTTG TTAAATTGCCTGATATATTAGACAGTGCTGATATTGAGGACACAATGCTATTAGAGTTGCAAGAATACTTGGTGGACTTTCTCAA GTTCCTTCAGAAGAACCAAAGTAGTTTTTTTGCTGCTGCTCAGCAATCCACAGAAATCTCTGATTTAACCATTAAGAAACAAGAGGACTGA
- the LOC140004352 gene encoding protein MRG1-like isoform X1 translates to MRGSENVAAEDSTTISDDGGATTVTYNDIEDSKEDEKAVDLPPNPAQHPPTQPQASPYQEGELVLAYHNQRVYPAKIMKVDLVLNEWRYSVHYPGWKKSWDEVVGMDRLMKYTEENRQKQQEHNKKQEMESNAKPGSKQKILTGYSGLNTAGARGKKRRSGSVQKEKAMLLTEKRVNIYIPPGLKKLLVHDWECVTHLGKLVKLPSSPNVDEVLSKYYDYRLKKDDGDGCRLAGSVGEVVNGLRRYFDKALPAMLLYKNERQQYEEAITDNIAPSAVYGAEHLLRLFVKLPDILDSADIEDTMLLELQEYLVDFLKFLQKNQSSFFAAAQQSTEISDLTIKKQED, encoded by the exons ATGAGAGGCTCAGAAAACGTGGCTGCGGAAGATTCCACCACCATATCAGATGATGGCGGAGCCACCACCGTCACCTATAACGACATTGAAGACAGCAAAGAAGACGAAAAAGCCGTGGACTTGCCACCCAACCCGGCCCAACACCCGCCCACGCAGCCGCAGGCCAGTCCCTACCAAGAAGGAGAACTAGTCCTTGCTTATCATAACCAACGTGTCTACCCTGCCAAG ATAATGAAGGTTGATCTCGTACTGAATGAATGGAGGTATTCAGTGCATTATCCC GGCTGGAAAAAAAG TTGGGATGAAGTGGTAGGCATGGATCGCTTGATGAAATACACTGAAGAGAATCGACAAAAACAGCAGGAACACAACAAAAAGCAAGAAATGGAGAGCAATGCCAAGCCGGGGAGCAAACAGAAAATTTTGACTG GCTATTCTGGTTTGAACACTGCAGGTGCAAGAGGCAAGAAGCGAAGAAGTGGATCAGTTCAAAAG GAGAAAGCAATGCTTTTGACCGAAAAGCGGGTGAATATCTATATTCCACCTGGATTAAAGAAACTGCTTGTTCATGATTGGGAATGTGTTACACACTTGGGCAAG CTAGTCAAACTTCCTAGCTCTCCAAATGTTGATGAAGTCTTGAGCAAGTATTATGATTACCGGCTCAAGAAGGACGATGG GGATGGATGCAGGTTAGCTGGTTCTGTTGGAGAAGTAGTCAATGGTTTGCGTCGCTACTTCGATAAAGCTTTGCCTGCAATGCTGCTTTACAAGAATGAGCGGCAGCAATATGAAGAAGCAATAACAGATAATATTGCCCCTTCAGCTGTATATGGAGCTGAACATTTGTTGAGGCTATTTG TTAAATTGCCTGATATATTAGACAGTGCTGATATTGAGGACACAATGCTATTAGAGTTGCAAGAATACTTGGTGGACTTTCTCAA GTTCCTTCAGAAGAACCAAAGTAGTTTTTTTGCTGCTGCTCAGCAATCCACAGAAATCTCTGATTTAACCATTAAGAAACAAGAGGACTGA
- the LOC140004352 gene encoding protein MRG1-like isoform X2, whose amino-acid sequence MRGSENVAAEDSTTISDDGGATTVTYNDIEDSKEDEKAVDLPPNPAQHPPTQPQASPYQEGELVLAYHNQRVYPAKIMKVDLVLNEWRYSVHYPGWKKSWDEVVGMDRLMKYTEENRQKQQEHNKKQEMESNAKPGSKQKILTGARGKKRRSGSVQKEKAMLLTEKRVNIYIPPGLKKLLVHDWECVTHLGKLVKLPSSPNVDEVLSKYYDYRLKKDDGDGCRLAGSVGEVVNGLRRYFDKALPAMLLYKNERQQYEEAITDNIAPSAVYGAEHLLRLFVKLPDILDSADIEDTMLLELQEYLVDFLKFLQKNQSSFFAAAQQSTEISDLTIKKQED is encoded by the exons ATGAGAGGCTCAGAAAACGTGGCTGCGGAAGATTCCACCACCATATCAGATGATGGCGGAGCCACCACCGTCACCTATAACGACATTGAAGACAGCAAAGAAGACGAAAAAGCCGTGGACTTGCCACCCAACCCGGCCCAACACCCGCCCACGCAGCCGCAGGCCAGTCCCTACCAAGAAGGAGAACTAGTCCTTGCTTATCATAACCAACGTGTCTACCCTGCCAAG ATAATGAAGGTTGATCTCGTACTGAATGAATGGAGGTATTCAGTGCATTATCCC GGCTGGAAAAAAAG TTGGGATGAAGTGGTAGGCATGGATCGCTTGATGAAATACACTGAAGAGAATCGACAAAAACAGCAGGAACACAACAAAAAGCAAGAAATGGAGAGCAATGCCAAGCCGGGGAGCAAACAGAAAATTTTGACTG GTGCAAGAGGCAAGAAGCGAAGAAGTGGATCAGTTCAAAAG GAGAAAGCAATGCTTTTGACCGAAAAGCGGGTGAATATCTATATTCCACCTGGATTAAAGAAACTGCTTGTTCATGATTGGGAATGTGTTACACACTTGGGCAAG CTAGTCAAACTTCCTAGCTCTCCAAATGTTGATGAAGTCTTGAGCAAGTATTATGATTACCGGCTCAAGAAGGACGATGG GGATGGATGCAGGTTAGCTGGTTCTGTTGGAGAAGTAGTCAATGGTTTGCGTCGCTACTTCGATAAAGCTTTGCCTGCAATGCTGCTTTACAAGAATGAGCGGCAGCAATATGAAGAAGCAATAACAGATAATATTGCCCCTTCAGCTGTATATGGAGCTGAACATTTGTTGAGGCTATTTG TTAAATTGCCTGATATATTAGACAGTGCTGATATTGAGGACACAATGCTATTAGAGTTGCAAGAATACTTGGTGGACTTTCTCAA GTTCCTTCAGAAGAACCAAAGTAGTTTTTTTGCTGCTGCTCAGCAATCCACAGAAATCTCTGATTTAACCATTAAGAAACAAGAGGACTGA
- the LOC113713588 gene encoding uncharacterized protein: MSWLARSIANTLRLDDDDDDADADADRHEYDAGVIKKPQQQHLNDVAQHHTSIFLHPAESLDLEEVDLEDRPGKSNSYHSNSNNNNVVGDDTSNFEDIGDRSTNNQGRGVKEDLSEFRETLTRQLWGVASFLAPPPPPPPPPPLPRPRSFNWLESDRRRTELAERSGSGDEEMDGQFGQFRGFPQSFLEVGMPEEEEEEDDLLADAVGITEEALDFAENTAHHPETWLNFPLSEEEESDDFEISDLQFKHARAIEHLAPRLAALRRELCPAHMTEGYFWMVYFVLLHSRLDKHDVDLLTTPQLVKARTMWMHELQKQTKPVSHWLGRDTFDLEERNYFPYESFDVASCEDNTPRFMSQTAFPLDSTGLLVTSDSEPEKHPHESREIQFIDKTGHEENLTSATGNELLSGPPHKVPIEEYDEHEDDWLDDDSELEGYTGTAITLVNEEDVSFSDLEDDLDIMPTKSKVLVKD, encoded by the exons ATGTCATGGTTGGCTCGCTCCATAGCCAACACTCTCCGCCTCGATGACGACGACGACGATGCTGATGCTGATGCTGACCGACATGAATATGATGCTGGCGTAATCAAGAAGCCTCAGCAACAGCACCTAAACGACGTCGCTCAACATCACACCTCAATTTTCTTGCATCCCGCCGAATCCCTCGATTTAGAAGAAGTAGACTTAGAAGATCGCCCCGGGAAAAGCAATAGTTATCATAGTAACAGTAATAATAACAATGTCGTCGGGGATGATACTAGCAATTTCGAGGATATAGGCGATCGGAGTACGAATAATCAAGGGCGAGGGGTAAAAGAAGATTTATCTGAATTTAGGGAAACCCTGACGCGCCAATTATGGGGAGTTGCTTCATTTCTagctcctcctcctccgcctCCGCCACCTCCTCCGCTGCCGCGACCCAGGAGCTTCAATTGGTTAGAATCGGATCGGAGAAGAACGGAGCTTGCGGAGAGGTCGGGTTCGGGTGATGAGGAAATGGACGGGCAATTTGGGCAATTTCGGGGATTTCCGCAAAGTTTTTTGGAAGTGGGGATgccggaggaggaggaggaggaagacgATTTATTAGCCGACGCGGTGGGGATAACGGAGGAAGCTTTGGACTTTGCGGAGAATACGGCTCATCATCCCGAGACCTGGCTGAATTTTCCCTTGTCGGAGGAGGAAGAATCTGATG attttgaaatttctgaTCTCCAGTTCAAGCATGCTCGAGCTATTGAACATCTTGCACCTAGATTAGCTGCTCTCAGAAGAGAGCTTTGCCCTGCCCATATGACTGAAGGCTACTTTTGGATGGTCTATTTTGTTCTTCTGCATTCGAGACTTGATAAACATGATGTTGATCTTTTGACTACACCCCAG TTGGTAAAAGCAAGGACCATGTGGATGCATGAGCTTCAAAAGCAGACAAAGCCAGTGTCACATTGGCTTGGAAGAGATACTTTTGACTTGGAAGAAAGAAATTACTTTCCTTATGAAAGTTTCGATGTTGCTTCATGTGAAGACAATACGCCCAGATTCATGTCTCAGACGGCATTTCCTCTTGATTCTACAGGTTTGCTGGTGACTAGTGACTCTGAGCCCGAGAAGCATCCACATGAAAGTCGTGAAATTCAGTTCATTGATAAAACTGGGCATGAAGAAAATCTAACAAGTGCGACAGGGAATGAGTTGCTATCTGGTCCACCCCATAAAGTACCAATTGAGGAATATGATGAGCATGAGGATGACTGGCTAGATGATGACTCAGAATTAGAGGGCTACACGGGAACTGCAATCACTTTGGTAAACGAAGAAGATGTGTCATTCAGTGATCTTGAGGATGACCTTGATATAATGCCTACCAAATCCAAAGTTCTTGTGAAGGACTAG